The DNA sequence AATATCACGATCGAAAACCACTAAAATATATTTTCTTCAATTTATTAAACAATGCGGTCACTCACACATTTCCTAAATATTTCCTTGAAGATATAATTTACGGATATTTTCCGGGAATTTTTCGATTGCATATCTAAGCATTGTCCTTGGCATGTTTTTGTAATATTTTTTGAGAAATACTTCCAAAGCTTTTTTGTCACGCTTACCGACTTCACGAAGCATCCACCCCACCGCCTTATGAATTAAGTCATGCTTGTCGTAAAGCAAAATGCGCGCTATGTCACATGTTTTAGCAAATTTGTCGTGTGCAATGAAATAACCGGTTGCAATAATCGCAATTCGTCGATCCCACAAAAGATCTGACTTTGCCAATTTCGCTAGTATTGCTTTGTCTTTGTTGAATAAAAAAGCACCCACAATTTTACCTGCCGACAAATC is a window from the Candidatus Woesebacteria bacterium genome containing:
- a CDS encoding DNA alkylation repair protein, with the translated sequence MTLLDNLKNDTQQLANPNKAKDLQRYFKTGKGQYAEGDIFLGLTVPQSRIIAKKYINLSITHINKLLSSTYHEERLIALLIMVHQFALSDDVKKKKLFNLYLKNTKHINNWDLVDLSAGKIVGAFLFNKDKAILAKLAKSDLLWDRRIAIIATGYFIAHDKFAKTCDIARILLYDKHDLIHKAVGWMLREVGKRDKKALEVFLKKYYKNMPRTMLRYAIEKFPENIRKLYLQGNI